From a region of the Corallococcus coralloides DSM 2259 genome:
- a CDS encoding YciI family protein, translating into MAYMLVVRQTIGGKSQTAEEKRVSADRMQRMLGFGAALQERGILVAADSLRSDEEGIRVERRDGKLSFSDGPFTESKEIIGGFFLINVETREEAVEWATQCPAAEWSTVEVRQCGPCYDP; encoded by the coding sequence ATGGCGTACATGCTGGTGGTGAGGCAGACCATTGGAGGGAAGTCCCAGACGGCGGAAGAGAAGCGCGTCTCGGCGGACCGGATGCAGCGGATGCTGGGCTTCGGGGCGGCGCTCCAGGAGCGCGGCATCCTCGTGGCGGCGGACTCCCTGCGTTCGGACGAGGAGGGCATCCGGGTGGAGCGGCGCGACGGGAAGCTGAGCTTCAGCGACGGGCCGTTCACGGAGTCCAAGGAGATCATCGGCGGCTTCTTCCTCATCAACGTGGAGACGCGCGAGGAGGCGGTGGAATGGGCCACGCAGTGCCCCGCGGCGGAGTGGTCCACCGTCGAGGTCCGCCAGTGCGGTCCCTGCTACGACCCGTGA
- a CDS encoding glycosyltransferase produces the protein MTQQRVNLFTESEPFRTAGGVINGLILEDLKEQGHEVTTHFKSRLGPADTPMPVATADRLRRILAEPPADLAIFCDMGLWIHPPSQRIARRSVVLFHGLVGGQSLWLGNPAVDLYTAYSPYMREALISLLTLPDVKRRTCLDPSGFDKVVDFHAGLPCVASATGDARMQGAQIPPQVQEALDAGDVLGHALQPRKPDWYAVLNILLHLNMQSREANGPRYRLIVDAEDFALIDYSYAHGFPYDVSAARSMLDAMGFKISDLLIPVRFLNQAALFKLFELTKFGLSFNIYPEPFGFYPLESVYQGCPVYTNGIGNNRFSVPPGHGIRVFDNVDMAFGDPFSFQEVANAILEDVRSRERVTQECARGREYLARNYDRASFTRTWRKALAHLDAPRPAPRPFESLVVKQSPLVRRLEEGTGRVVSDFERQTLEPRELAILKASLDRSMGQVLSDMNEADQALLQGLFSRGVLTLRPEGYASGL, from the coding sequence ATGACGCAGCAGCGGGTCAATCTCTTCACGGAGTCCGAGCCGTTCCGGACCGCCGGCGGCGTCATCAACGGCCTGATCCTGGAGGACCTGAAGGAGCAGGGGCACGAGGTGACCACCCACTTCAAGAGCCGCCTGGGCCCCGCCGACACGCCCATGCCCGTCGCGACCGCCGACCGGCTGCGCCGCATCCTGGCGGAGCCTCCCGCGGACCTCGCCATCTTCTGTGACATGGGCCTGTGGATCCATCCGCCGAGCCAGCGCATCGCACGCCGCTCCGTGGTGCTCTTCCACGGGCTCGTGGGCGGACAGTCCCTCTGGCTGGGCAATCCCGCGGTGGACCTCTACACCGCCTACTCACCGTACATGCGCGAGGCGCTCATCAGCCTGCTGACGCTGCCCGATGTGAAGCGCCGCACCTGCCTGGATCCTTCCGGCTTCGACAAGGTCGTGGACTTCCACGCGGGCCTGCCCTGCGTCGCCAGCGCCACCGGTGACGCCCGCATGCAGGGCGCCCAGATTCCTCCCCAGGTCCAGGAGGCGCTGGACGCGGGCGACGTGCTGGGCCACGCGCTGCAGCCCCGCAAGCCGGACTGGTACGCCGTCCTCAACATCCTCCTGCACCTCAACATGCAATCGCGGGAGGCGAACGGGCCGCGCTACCGGCTCATCGTCGACGCCGAGGACTTCGCCCTCATCGACTACTCGTACGCGCACGGCTTCCCGTACGACGTGAGCGCCGCCCGGTCCATGCTGGACGCGATGGGCTTCAAGATCTCCGATCTGCTCATCCCGGTGCGCTTCCTCAACCAGGCCGCGCTCTTCAAGCTCTTCGAGCTCACGAAGTTCGGGCTCTCCTTCAACATCTACCCGGAGCCGTTCGGCTTCTATCCGCTGGAGTCCGTCTACCAGGGCTGCCCCGTCTACACGAACGGCATTGGCAACAACCGCTTCAGCGTGCCGCCGGGCCACGGCATCCGCGTCTTCGACAACGTGGACATGGCCTTTGGCGACCCGTTCTCCTTCCAGGAGGTCGCGAACGCCATCCTGGAGGACGTCCGCTCGCGCGAGCGCGTCACGCAGGAGTGCGCGCGGGGCCGCGAATACCTCGCGCGCAACTACGACCGCGCCAGCTTCACGCGCACCTGGCGCAAGGCCCTGGCGCACCTGGACGCGCCGCGGCCGGCGCCCCGGCCCTTCGAGTCGCTCGTCGTGAAGCAGAGCCCCCTGGTGCGCCGCCTGGAGGAGGGGACGGGGCGCGTGGTCAGCGACTTCGAGCGGCAGACGCTGGAGCCTCGCGAGCTGGCCATCCTCAAGGCCTCGCTGGACCGCTCCATGGGCCAGGTGCTCAGCGACATGAACGAGGCCGATCAGGCGCTGCTGCAGGGCCTGTTCTCCCGGGGCGTGCTGACGCTGCGTCCCGAGGGGTACGCGTCCGGCCTGTGA
- a CDS encoding amino acid adenylation domain-containing protein encodes MSGLVQRFGNLSPEKREELMRRLKHEAAGASAPDAIPSRDKSLPPPLSFAQQRLWFIDQLQPGLALYNLPIVLRATGPLNVEAFQRALQALVDRHEVLRTTFTQERGQPVQRIAPTLELTVSSVDLRALPEPERDAEALRLAKAEMLRPFDLEKGPLLRATWIRLDANDHVLALVLHHIVFDIWSMGVLVREVLALYDAFSHGRQATLPPPKIQYADWAVWQRGSAQQAVLEKQLAYWRERLTGLEMLELPTDHPRAGAGVRGGALPFRIQQGPWEALKAHARKEGVTPFMVLLAALEVVLAHESGQYDVAVGTPVAGRNRREVEGLIGFFVSTVVMRTDLSGNPTLRELLGRVRKTCVEAYAQQDIPLEQIVAALQPGREAGQTPFYRVSFNFQNSPLSEVHIPGLVLRPIVMESGLAKLDLSLQLTEGAEGLTGLWEYSTDLYEERTVLRWMDGFQRVVRTLVEKPELRIGDVEWMGAEERRRVVEEWNRTQKAYGPKDECGHEVFEAVVDARPEAEAVRTEAGGVSYAEVDAKANQLAHHLKGLGVGPEVRVGLLVERSVEWVVGMLAVLKAGGAFVPVDVTLPAMRVGELLEESGVALVLTNSTLADELPTGNAVLVLLDDDSSRIVRQPKTRPAKRVGPESLAYVLFTSGSTGKPKGVMVRHGSLANMAHAVAEAHGVKPEDRVLQYASPGFDASVAEVFSTLAAGASLCLAPREALMPGGALEATVKALGATVVTLTPSVLGQVQDGGLEGIRTLISAGEAVPSALVRKWSEGRRMLNGYGPTEVTVCASVATSLSPERVTVGKPLGNVRLYVLDEAQRPVGVGVVGELYVGGAGLARGYLGQPALTAERFLPDGFSGEAGSRLYRTGDLVRWGEDGDVEYVGRRDGQVKVRGMRLEVGEVEGVLATHPAVKQAAVVAKKDATGTKLWAYVVGDVEAAALREWLRERVPEHMVPTAYGTLEALPLTSSGKVDRAKLPALTADATPRAHVFTAPRTPVEQLIADQWAELLKVERVGLTDNFFDLGGHSLIGTQVVSRLRELFGVELPLQQVFDAPTVELLAARVDALRARSEGASAMPPVSPVSREAALPLSFAQQRLWFLDRLEPGSPLYNVPAAVRLSGALDVGVLERCFAEILRRHEVLRTTFPVSRQTPVQEIHTEGRLPLEVRDLNALDESRRHAEVLRLAEEEARKPFDLSQGPLVRGVLLKLGATEHVLLLTMHHIVSDAWSTGILLRELGAFYPAYLGGEEPSLPELAVQYADYAAWQRSWLSEERLASELGWWKARLDGAPALLELPADHPRPAVQTHRGTHRVQRMPLELQEGVRRLARSEGVTPFMVLLAAFNALLSHLSGREDIVIGTDVAGRDHREVEGLIGFFINQLVLRTRVERGASFRELLGGVRETTLSAYAHQHVPFEKLVEAINPERSLGHAPLFQVKLLLQNAPVPELRLPGLSLRGVDFETGTAKLDLIVSFTEGAEGLTGLWEYSTDLYEERTVRRWMEGFERVVRALVEKPEQRVGDVEWMGAEERRQVVEAWNRTGKTYGPKDECGHEVFEAVVDARPEAEAVRTEAGGVSYAELEVRANQLAHHLKGQGVGPEVRVGLLVERSVEWVVGMLAVLKAGGAFVPVDVTLPAMRVGELLEESGVALVLTREELADELPTGNAVLAFVDADARQVATQPKTRPAKRVGPESLAYVLFTSGSTGKPKGVMVRHGSLANMAHAVAEAHGVKPEDRVLQYASPGFDASVAEVFSTLAAGASLCLAPREALMPGGALEATVKSLGATVVTLTPSVLGQVQDGGLEGIRTLISAGEAVPAALVRKWSEGRRMLNGYGPTEVTVCASVATSLSPERVTVGKPLGNVRLYVLDEAQRPVGVGVVGELYVGGAGLARGYLGQPALTAERFLPDGFSGEASSRLYRTGDLVRWGEDGDVEYVGRRDGQVKVRGMRLEVGEVEGVLATHPAVKQAAVVAKKDATGTKLWAYVVGDVETAALREWLRERVPEHMVPTAYGTLEALPLTSSGKVDRAKLPALTADATPRAHVFTAPRTPVEQLIADQWAELLKVERVGLTDNFFDLGGHSLIATQVVTRLGALFGRELALADLFERPTVLALAELLQASGTPEGAKPLPPVVPTSPTDTLPLSFSQEVYWSPEQGGADSAHNASPVVLGLGGMLDVAAMKRGVEEIVRRHESLRTTFPTVDGKPRQHILPPGPIPFEVEKLDTLPEAEREAEALRRAGAQMDRPFDLERGPLLRCHLYRLGAEQHVLLVNMHHAVTDFVSFSVFAGELAVLYAAFREGRESPLPELPIQYQDFTRWQHAWLNDGALERLRTYWSGKLAGPPEDVRLPLDFPRPAQESLRGASLDLVLPPELVARLKQLCRAEGVTLFMVLLSAFQVLLSRRAGQEDIRVGFAHAQRPRPELEPLIGMFAGYLVIRTRMEQGLAPREALARVRTAYLEAFAHQGLPHAELVRVLPGLCRIGFTFSDREGNGPQVPGLAVRPLMRSRGWTLYDLKLGVSDTPGGLIATLEYKVDLFRPDTIAELLHEWRQVLQSFCEAFPPSNARNQP; translated from the coding sequence ATGAGCGGGTTGGTCCAGCGGTTTGGCAATCTCTCCCCGGAGAAGCGCGAAGAGCTGATGCGCCGGTTGAAGCATGAGGCGGCGGGGGCGTCCGCGCCCGATGCCATCCCCTCGCGCGACAAGTCCCTGCCGCCGCCGCTGTCGTTCGCGCAGCAGCGGTTGTGGTTCATTGATCAGCTCCAGCCAGGGCTCGCGCTCTACAACCTGCCCATCGTCCTGCGCGCGACCGGGCCGCTGAACGTGGAGGCCTTCCAGCGTGCGCTCCAGGCGCTGGTCGACCGCCACGAAGTGCTGCGCACGACGTTCACGCAGGAGCGTGGACAGCCGGTGCAGCGCATCGCCCCGACGCTGGAGCTGACGGTGTCCTCGGTGGACCTGCGGGCCCTGCCCGAACCGGAGCGGGACGCGGAAGCGCTGCGGCTGGCGAAGGCGGAGATGCTGCGCCCGTTCGACCTGGAGAAGGGCCCGCTCCTGCGCGCGACGTGGATCCGGCTGGACGCGAACGACCATGTGCTGGCGCTGGTGCTGCACCACATCGTCTTCGACATCTGGTCCATGGGCGTGCTGGTGCGGGAGGTGCTGGCGCTCTACGACGCCTTCAGCCACGGACGTCAGGCCACGCTTCCGCCACCGAAGATCCAGTACGCGGACTGGGCGGTCTGGCAGCGGGGAAGCGCGCAGCAGGCGGTGCTGGAGAAGCAGCTCGCCTACTGGCGTGAGCGACTCACCGGCCTGGAGATGCTGGAGCTCCCGACCGACCATCCGCGAGCGGGGGCCGGCGTGCGAGGCGGTGCGCTCCCGTTCCGCATCCAGCAGGGACCGTGGGAGGCGCTGAAGGCCCATGCTCGGAAGGAAGGTGTGACGCCGTTCATGGTGTTGCTGGCGGCCCTGGAGGTCGTGCTCGCGCACGAGTCCGGGCAGTACGACGTGGCGGTGGGCACGCCCGTCGCGGGCCGCAACCGCCGCGAGGTGGAGGGGCTGATCGGCTTCTTCGTCAGCACGGTGGTGATGCGCACGGACCTGTCGGGCAACCCGACGTTGCGGGAGCTGCTCGGGCGCGTGCGAAAGACGTGCGTGGAGGCCTACGCGCAGCAGGACATCCCGTTGGAGCAGATCGTCGCGGCGCTCCAGCCGGGACGTGAGGCCGGACAGACGCCGTTCTACCGGGTGTCGTTCAACTTCCAGAACTCGCCGCTGTCGGAGGTCCACATCCCCGGGCTCGTGCTGCGCCCGATCGTGATGGAGAGCGGGCTCGCGAAGCTCGACCTGAGCCTCCAGCTCACGGAGGGAGCGGAAGGGCTGACGGGGCTCTGGGAGTACAGCACGGACCTGTACGAGGAGCGGACGGTCCTCAGGTGGATGGACGGCTTCCAGCGCGTGGTGCGGACGCTGGTGGAGAAGCCGGAGCTGCGAATCGGGGACGTGGAGTGGATGGGGGCGGAGGAGCGGCGGCGGGTGGTGGAGGAGTGGAACCGGACCCAGAAGGCATACGGCCCGAAGGACGAGTGCGGGCACGAAGTCTTCGAAGCGGTGGTGGACGCGCGGCCGGAAGCGGAGGCAGTGCGGACGGAAGCCGGAGGGGTGAGCTACGCAGAGGTAGACGCAAAGGCGAACCAGTTGGCGCATCACCTCAAGGGCCTGGGAGTGGGCCCGGAGGTGAGGGTGGGTCTGCTGGTGGAGAGAAGTGTGGAGTGGGTGGTGGGGATGCTGGCGGTGCTGAAGGCGGGAGGCGCCTTCGTGCCGGTGGACGTGACGTTGCCCGCGATGCGGGTGGGCGAGCTGCTGGAAGAGTCCGGCGTCGCGCTGGTGCTGACGAACTCCACGCTTGCGGATGAACTGCCTACGGGCAACGCCGTGCTGGTCCTGCTGGACGACGACAGCTCACGAATCGTCCGTCAGCCGAAGACGCGGCCCGCGAAGAGGGTGGGGCCGGAGTCGCTGGCGTACGTGCTCTTTACGTCGGGAAGCACGGGCAAGCCCAAGGGCGTGATGGTGCGCCACGGCAGCCTGGCGAACATGGCGCACGCAGTGGCGGAAGCGCACGGCGTGAAGCCCGAGGACCGGGTGCTGCAGTACGCCTCACCGGGCTTCGACGCCTCGGTGGCGGAGGTCTTCTCGACGCTGGCAGCCGGAGCGAGCCTGTGTCTGGCGCCGCGAGAAGCGCTGATGCCCGGAGGCGCGCTGGAAGCGACGGTGAAGGCGCTGGGCGCGACGGTGGTGACGCTGACGCCGTCAGTGCTGGGGCAGGTGCAGGACGGAGGGCTGGAGGGCATCCGCACGCTCATCTCCGCGGGAGAAGCCGTGCCCTCAGCGCTGGTGCGCAAGTGGAGCGAAGGCCGCAGGATGCTCAACGGCTACGGCCCGACGGAAGTGACGGTCTGCGCCAGCGTGGCGACGTCGCTTTCACCGGAGCGGGTGACGGTGGGCAAGCCGCTGGGGAACGTGCGGCTGTACGTGCTGGACGAAGCGCAGCGTCCCGTGGGCGTGGGCGTAGTGGGCGAGCTGTACGTGGGAGGCGCGGGCCTCGCACGCGGTTACCTGGGCCAGCCCGCGCTGACGGCGGAGCGCTTCCTGCCGGACGGCTTCAGCGGTGAAGCCGGCAGCCGCCTCTACCGCACGGGCGACCTGGTGCGCTGGGGCGAGGACGGAGACGTGGAATACGTAGGCCGTCGCGACGGGCAGGTGAAGGTGCGCGGCATGCGGCTGGAGGTGGGCGAAGTCGAAGGCGTGCTGGCAACGCACCCGGCGGTGAAGCAGGCGGCGGTGGTGGCGAAGAAGGACGCCACGGGCACGAAGCTGTGGGCCTACGTGGTGGGCGACGTGGAAGCCGCCGCCCTGCGCGAATGGCTGCGCGAGCGTGTACCGGAGCACATGGTGCCCACGGCCTATGGGACGCTCGAAGCCCTGCCGCTGACGTCCAGCGGGAAGGTGGACCGCGCGAAGCTGCCCGCGCTGACCGCGGATGCCACGCCGCGCGCGCACGTCTTCACCGCGCCGCGTACACCCGTGGAACAGCTCATCGCGGACCAGTGGGCGGAGCTGCTCAAGGTCGAACGCGTCGGACTGACCGACAACTTCTTCGACCTCGGTGGCCACTCCCTCATTGGCACACAGGTGGTCTCACGACTCCGCGAACTGTTCGGCGTCGAGTTGCCGCTCCAGCAGGTCTTCGATGCGCCTACCGTCGAGCTGCTCGCGGCCCGGGTGGATGCACTCCGAGCCCGAAGCGAAGGCGCGTCGGCGATGCCTCCGGTGTCGCCCGTCAGCCGTGAGGCAGCGCTGCCGCTGTCATTCGCGCAGCAGCGCTTGTGGTTCCTGGATCGGCTGGAGCCGGGCAGCCCGCTCTACAACGTGCCGGCGGCGGTGCGGCTGTCGGGGGCGCTGGACGTAGGCGTCCTGGAACGGTGCTTCGCGGAAATCCTCCGGCGGCACGAGGTCCTGCGCACCACGTTCCCCGTGTCGCGGCAGACGCCCGTGCAGGAGATCCATACCGAGGGACGCCTCCCCCTGGAAGTGCGCGACCTGAACGCCCTGGACGAATCCAGGCGTCACGCGGAAGTGCTGCGTCTGGCGGAGGAGGAGGCCCGGAAGCCGTTCGACCTGTCGCAGGGACCCCTGGTCCGCGGGGTGCTGCTGAAGCTCGGCGCGACGGAGCATGTGCTGCTGCTCACGATGCACCACATCGTGTCCGACGCGTGGTCCACGGGGATCCTGCTGCGGGAACTTGGGGCGTTCTATCCGGCGTACCTCGGCGGTGAGGAGCCCTCGTTGCCGGAGCTGGCGGTGCAGTACGCGGACTACGCCGCGTGGCAGCGGAGCTGGCTGAGCGAGGAACGTCTGGCGTCGGAGCTGGGCTGGTGGAAGGCGCGGCTCGATGGAGCACCGGCGCTGCTGGAGCTGCCCGCGGATCATCCGCGCCCGGCGGTGCAGACCCACCGGGGCACGCACCGTGTGCAGCGCATGCCCCTGGAGCTTCAGGAGGGAGTCCGGCGGCTGGCCCGGAGCGAGGGCGTCACGCCGTTCATGGTGCTGCTGGCGGCCTTCAACGCCTTGCTGTCCCACCTGTCCGGCCGCGAGGACATCGTCATCGGCACGGACGTCGCGGGCCGCGATCACCGCGAAGTGGAAGGGCTCATCGGCTTCTTCATCAACCAGCTCGTGCTCCGCACCCGCGTGGAGCGGGGCGCGAGCTTCCGGGAGCTGCTTGGCGGGGTGCGTGAGACAACGCTCTCCGCCTACGCGCACCAGCACGTGCCCTTCGAGAAGCTGGTGGAGGCAATCAACCCGGAGCGCAGCCTGGGCCACGCGCCGCTCTTCCAGGTGAAGCTGTTGCTCCAGAACGCGCCCGTGCCGGAGCTTCGGCTGCCGGGGCTGAGTCTGCGCGGCGTCGACTTCGAGACCGGCACCGCGAAGTTGGACCTCATCGTCTCCTTCACGGAGGGAGCGGAGGGGCTGACAGGGCTGTGGGAGTACAGCACGGACCTGTACGAGGAGCGGACGGTCCGCCGGTGGATGGAAGGCTTCGAGCGCGTGGTGCGAGCGCTGGTGGAGAAGCCGGAGCAGCGGGTCGGGGACGTGGAGTGGATGGGGGCGGAGGAGCGCCGCCAGGTGGTGGAGGCATGGAACCGCACGGGGAAGACGTACGGCCCGAAGGATGAGTGCGGGCACGAAGTCTTCGAAGCGGTGGTGGACGCGCGGCCGGAAGCGGAGGCGGTGCGGACGGAAGCCGGAGGGGTGAGCTACGCGGAGCTGGAGGTTCGCGCGAATCAGCTGGCGCATCACCTCAAGGGCCAGGGAGTGGGCCCGGAGGTGAGGGTGGGCCTGCTGGTGGAGCGAAGTGTGGAATGGGTGGTGGGGATGCTGGCGGTGCTGAAGGCGGGAGGAGCCTTCGTGCCGGTGGACGTCACGCTGCCGGCGATGCGAGTGGGCGAGCTGCTCGAAGAGTCTGGCGTCGCGCTGGTGTTGACCCGCGAAGAACTGGCGGACGAACTGCCCACGGGCAACGCCGTGCTCGCCTTCGTGGACGCGGATGCGCGTCAGGTGGCGACGCAGCCGAAGACGCGGCCCGCGAAGAGGGTGGGGCCGGAGTCGCTGGCGTACGTGCTCTTTACGTCGGGAAGCACGGGCAAGCCCAAGGGCGTGATGGTGCGCCACGGCAGCCTGGCGAACATGGCGCACGCAGTGGCGGAAGCGCACGGCGTGAAGCCCGAGGACCGGGTGCTGCAGTACGCCTCACCGGGCTTCGACGCCTCGGTGGCGGAGGTCTTCTCGACGCTGGCAGCCGGAGCGAGCCTGTGTCTGGCGCCGCGAGAAGCGCTGATGCCCGGAGGCGCACTGGAAGCGACGGTGAAGAGCCTGGGCGCGACGGTGGTGACGCTGACGCCTTCGGTGCTGGGCCAGGTGCAGGACGGAGGGCTGGAAGGCATCCGCACGCTCATCTCCGCGGGTGAGGCCGTGCCCGCTGCACTGGTGCGCAAGTGGAGCGAAGGCCGGCGGATGCTCAACGGCTACGGCCCGACGGAAGTGACGGTCTGCGCCAGCGTGGCGACGTCGCTCTCACCAGAGCGGGTGACGGTGGGCAAGCCGCTGGGGAACGTGCGGCTGTACGTGCTGGACGAAGCGCAGCGCCCCGTGGGCGTGGGTGTGGTGGGCGAGCTGTACGTGGGAGGCGCGGGCCTCGCACGTGGCTACCTGGGCCAGCCCGCGCTGACGGCGGAGCGCTTCCTGCCGGACGGCTTCAGCGGTGAAGCCAGCAGCCGCCTCTACCGCACGGGCGACCTGGTGCGCTGGGGTGAAGACGGAGACGTGGAGTACGTAGGCCGGCGCGACGGGCAGGTGAAGGTGCGCGGCATGCGGCTGGAGGTGGGCGAAGTCGAAGGCGTGCTGGCCACGCACCCGGCGGTGAAGCAGGCGGCGGTGGTGGCGAAGAAGGACGCCACGGGCACGAAGCTGTGGGCCTACGTGGTGGGCGACGTGGAGACGGCGGCCTTGCGCGAATGGCTGCGCGAGCGTGTACCGGAGCACATGGTGCCCACGGCCTACGGCACGCTGGAGGCCCTGCCGCTGACGTCCAGCGGGAAGGTGGACCGCGCGAAGCTGCCCGCGCTGACCGCGGATGCCACGCCGCGCGCGCACGTCTTCACCGCGCCGCGTACACCCGTAGAGCAGCTCATCGCGGACCAGTGGGCGGAGCTGCTCAAGGTCGAACGCGTCGGACTGACCGACAACTTCTTCGACCTCGGTGGTCACTCCCTCATCGCGACGCAGGTCGTGACGCGGCTCGGAGCGCTCTTTGGCAGGGAGCTCGCGCTGGCGGATCTCTTCGAACGTCCCACGGTGCTCGCGCTGGCGGAGCTGCTCCAGGCGTCTGGCACCCCGGAAGGCGCGAAGCCGCTTCCGCCGGTCGTTCCGACCTCGCCCACCGACACGCTGCCGCTGTCGTTCAGCCAGGAGGTCTACTGGTCTCCCGAGCAGGGCGGCGCCGACAGCGCGCACAACGCGTCCCCGGTCGTCCTCGGCCTGGGCGGCATGCTGGACGTGGCGGCCATGAAGCGTGGCGTCGAGGAGATCGTCCGCCGTCACGAGAGCCTGCGAACGACGTTCCCCACCGTGGACGGCAAGCCCCGGCAGCACATCCTGCCGCCCGGGCCCATTCCCTTCGAGGTGGAGAAGCTCGACACGCTGCCGGAGGCGGAGCGGGAAGCGGAGGCCCTGCGCCGTGCAGGCGCGCAGATGGACCGCCCCTTCGACCTGGAGCGCGGACCGCTGCTGCGTTGCCACCTGTACCGTCTCGGCGCCGAGCAGCACGTGCTGCTGGTCAACATGCACCACGCCGTGACGGACTTCGTCTCCTTCTCCGTCTTCGCGGGTGAGCTCGCGGTGCTCTACGCCGCCTTCCGCGAGGGCCGCGAGTCGCCCCTGCCGGAGCTGCCCATCCAGTACCAGGACTTCACCCGCTGGCAGCACGCGTGGCTGAACGACGGCGCGCTGGAGCGGCTGCGGACGTACTGGTCCGGGAAGCTGGCGGGGCCGCCTGAGGACGTGCGGCTCCCCCTGGACTTCCCACGTCCGGCGCAGGAGTCGCTGCGCGGCGCGAGCCTCGACCTCGTGCTGCCGCCGGAGCTCGTCGCGCGGTTGAAGCAGCTCTGCCGCGCCGAGGGCGTGACGCTGTTCATGGTGCTGCTGTCCGCGTTCCAGGTCCTGCTGTCGCGCAGGGCCGGGCAGGAGGACATCCGCGTCGGCTTCGCGCACGCCCAGCGTCCGCGCCCGGAGCTGGAGCCGCTGATCGGCATGTTCGCCGGCTACCTGGTCATCCGCACCCGGATGGAGCAGGGGCTCGCGCCGCGCGAAGCCCTGGCCCGTGTCCGCACGGCCTACCTGGAGGCGTTCGCGCACCAGGGGTTGCCCCACGCGGAGCTGGTCCGGGTGCTGCCCGGGCTCTGCCGCATCGGCTTCACCTTCTCCGACCGCGAAGGCAACGGCCCCCAGGTGCCCGGCCTCGCGGTGCGCCCGCTGATGCGCAGCCGCGGCTGGACGCTCTACGACTTGAAGCTCGGGGTCTCCGACACGCCCGGCGGCCTCATCGCCACGCTCGAATACAAGGTCGACCTGTTCCGGCCGGACACCATCGCCGAGCTCCTTCACGAGTGGCGACAGGTGCTGCAGTCCTTCTGTGAAGCCTTCCCCCCATCCAACGCGAGGAATCAGCCATGA